The nucleotide window CTCAACCAGTTACTCGCCACTCTAAACGGTACAACTAATATATTAACAACATTGCAAGCCCTTCAACTTCAAATTAGTAAtattattaccacaattaccgcactacttggaggaggaggagggaggaggagacgcAGCCCCTCACAAGACATTCTGGCGACCCAATATGTCATCGACAACACAACAGACGCGTTGACACGAGGAGACCTTACCACTGCCATTGGTCTCCTTCCACAGCTAATTCTGGCGCAGGCCACATTTGGACAAATATTTTCATGCGCAGTTAGTCGGTCTTTGTCAGTTGATTCAGGCCTGCTGGCAGTCGCACAGTCTGCTCTAGCCAGCGTCAACAAGGCTATATCCGCTGCTAATACACAGAGAAGCATTACGGTCGACCAGATcaacaccattcaggcactgatcagCCAACTCGGAGGAACCACTGTGATTGTACCTACCATCTTGCCCCTGATAATCACCCCGGAGTCCTTGGTCAGTTGCCAGTTAACAACCTCAGCACCAAACACAACTACTACtactcagagtaccacaaccgtaCAACTCAACACAACTACCAATgtaaacactacaaccaccaattCAACACTGACTGCCCTCTATTCACAGCTCAGTTCATTGCAATCCGCCTTAAATGCCACAGATAATGCAATTACGGCTCTTGCCCAAATTCAAGCCTTACTTAGAAATCTTGTAGACGCAATTAACGCATCAAAACATGGACGCAGGAGGAAACGCAGCCCCTCTCAAGTTATCCAGGGAATTCAAACTCTAGTCAACAAAACTAGAGATGCGATAACAGCAAGAAACACTGCCACTTTATCAATTCTTGATGATCAGTTAAATGCAGCGCAGAATATATTGATCCTAATAATACAGTTGATTGTAAATAACTCTTTAACAATCGACTCAGACTTTCAATCAACCGCTCAATCATCTGTTACCATTGTCAATGATGTAATAACCAGTGCGTATAAAAGTAGAGGCGATATTGTCAGTCAAATCAACTCTGTACAACAGAACATCAGCCAGCAAGGGGGAACCACCGTGGCTGTACCCACCGCTCCGCCCACCGTCATTTTCACAAACCTACCGTTTGTCCCTACTACAGCTAACATTACTCCGGCCAGCATAACTACTACAGCCAACATAACTACTACAGCCAATATAACTACTGCGGCCAACATAACTACTACAGCCAATGTAACTACTACGGCCAATACAACAACTTCTATTGTCGGCAATGCAACATTGGCGAATCTCACTTCACAGCTTAGCCAACTGCAAAGAGCCTTAAATGAAACCGACAACGCAATTGtaaatcttcaaaaccttcagagtCAGCTGGCTAGCCTTCTGGCCGCAATTAACGCATCgttagcaggaggaggaggaagacgaaaACGCAGCGTCTTTGCAGATGAATTCGTCTTCATTCAAACGACCATTACAGAAACACAGTTAGCGATAAGCCAAAGAAACTATGTTAAAGTAACTTCACAGAACGATAAACTGAGATCGGCGGTGATCACAGTGACTATAATAACACAATATATTATTACTAAAAAATATATACCCGATGAGAACTTCCGGACGACGGTGATGACATCTGTTACCAATATTATTAGTATCGTCGTGGATGCAAGATCTATGAGAGCCTTAATAGTGAAGGAAATCATCGTAGTACAGGTGAGCATCAGCCAACAGGGAGGAACAACGGTAACTATACCTCCAGTCCCACCAACCCAGACAATCGTTCCCACGGAAACACCACTGGCAACAATCCCTGTAACTACACCGCCCCCAATAATCCCAGATACCACAGCGCCTCCAACAATCCCTGTAACTACACCGCCTCCAATAATCCCAGATACCACACCGCCTCCAACAATCCCTGTAACCACACCGCCTCCAATAATCCCAGATACCACACCGCCTCCAACAATCCCTGTAACCACACCGCCTCCAGTAATCCCAGATACCACACTGCCTCCAACATTCCCGGCAACTACACAGCCTCCAACATTCACGGCAACTACACCGCCTCCAACATTCACGGCAACTACACCGCCTCCAACATTCCCGGCAACTACACCGCCTCCAACATTCACGGCAACTACACCGCCTCCAACATTCACGGCAACTACACCGCCTCCAACATTCACGGCAACTACACCGCCTCCAACATTCACGGCAACTACACCGCTTACAACATTCCCGGCAACTACACCGCCTCCAACATTCCCGGCAACCACTTCAGTTCCAACAATCCCCATTCAGTCAACCATAGAAACTGCACCGGGTTCTTCAAGCTCAGGATCTCCACAGGATACAACAGTACCTGGTACTACACCTGGTCAAACAACCATAGGTACTTCTCCAGAATCAACATCCTCTGATAGTACAACGGGTCCAACAACCTCTGGTGATACAACGGATCAAACAGCCTCTAGTGCAACTGATTCAACCTCCACGGACAGAGCAACTGATTCAACCTCCACAGACAGTGCAACTGATTCAACCACCACGGACAGTACAACTGATTCAACCTCCTTGGGCAGTGCTACTGATTCAACCTCCTCGGACAGTGCTACTGATTCAACCGCCTCGGACAGTGCAACTGATTCAACTTCCTCGGACAGTGCAACTGATTCAACCTCCTCGGACAGTGCAACTGATTCAACCTCCTCGGACAGGGCTACTGATTCATCCTCCTCGGACAGAGCAACTCATTCAACCTCCTCGGACAGTGCAACTGATTCAACCTTCACAGACAGTGCAACTGATTCAACCTCCTCGGACAGTGCAACTGATTCAACCTCCTCGGACAGTGCAACTGATTCAACCTCCTCGGACAGTGCAACTGATTCAACTTCCTCGGACAGTGCAACTGATTCATCCGCCACGGACAGTGCAACTGATTCATCCTCCACGGACAGTGCAACTGATTCCTCCTCCACAGACAGTGCAACTGATTCATCCTCCACGGACAGTGCAACTGATTCATCCTCCACGGACAGTGCAACTGATTCATCCTCCTCGGACAGTGCAACTGATTCAACCTCCACGGACAGTGCAACTGATTCATCCTCCACAGACAGTGCAACTGATTCAACCTCCTCGGACAGTGCAACTGATTCTTCCTCCACAGACAGTGCAACTGATTCAACCTTCACGGACAGTGCAACTGATTCATCCTCCACGGACAGTGCAACTGATTCATCCTCCTCGGACAGTGCAACTGATTCAACCTCCACGGACAGTGCAACTGATTCAAGCTCCACGGACAGTGCAACTGATTCATCCTCCACGGACAGTGCAACTGATTCATCCTCCACGGACAGTGCAACTGATTCATCCTCCTCGGACAGTGTAACTGATTCAACCTCCACGGACAGTGCAACTGATTCATCCTCCACGGACAGTGCAACTGATTCATCCTCCTCGGACAGTGCAACTGATTCAACCTCCACGGACAGTGCAACTGATTCATCCTCCACAGACAGTGCAACTGATTCAACCTCCACGGACAGTGCAACTGATTCTTCCTCCACAGACAGTGCAACTGATTCAACCTTCACGGACAGTGCAACTGATTCATCCTCTACGGACAGTGCAACTGATTCACCCTCCTCGGACAGTGCAACTGATTCAACCTCCACGGACAGTGCAACTGATTCAACCTCCACGGGCAGTGCAACTGATTCATCCTCCACGGACAGAGCAACTGATTCGTCCTCCACGGACAGTGTAACTGATTCAACCTCCACGGACAGTGCAACTGATTCATCCTCCACAGACAGTGCAATTGATTCAACCTCCACGGACAGTGCGACTGATTCATCCTCCACAGACAGTGCAACTGATTCAACCTCCACGGACAGTGCAATTGATTCATCCTCCACGGACAGTGCAACTGATTCATCCTCCTCGGATAGTGCAACTGATTCAACCTCCACGGACAGTGAAACTGATTCAACCTCCAAGGACAGTGCAACTGATTCATCCTCCACGGACAGTGCAACTGATTCCTTCTCCTCGGACAGTGTAACTGATTCAACCTCCACGGACAGTGCAACTGATTCATCCTCCACAGACAGTGTAACTGATTCAACCTCCACGGACAGTGCGACTGATTCATCCTCCACGGACAGTGCAACTGATTCATCCTCCTCGAACAATGCAACTGATTCAACCTCCACGGACAGTGCAACTGATTCATCCTCCAAAGACAGTGCAACTGATTCAACCTCCACGGGCAGTGCAACTGATTCTTCCTCCACAGACAGTGCAACTGATTCAACCTTCACGGACAGTGCAACTGATTCATCCTCCACGCACAGTGCAACTGATTCATCCTCCTCGGACAGTGCAACTGATTCAACCTCCACGGACAGTGCAACTGATTCAACCTCCACGGGCAGTGCAACTGATTCATCCTCCACGGACAGTGCAACTGATTCATCCTCCACGGACAGTGTAACTGATTCAACCTCCACGGACAGTGCAACTGATTCATCCTCCACAGACAATGCAATTGATTCAACCTCCACGGACAGTGCAACTGATTCATCCTCCACAGACAGTGCAACTGATTCAACCTCCACGGACAGTGCAACTGATTCATCCTCCTCGGACAGTGCAACTGATTCAACCTCCACGGACAGTGCAATTGATTCATCCTCCACGGACAGTGCAACTGATTCATCCTCCTCGGATAGTGCAACTGATTCAATCTCCACGGACAGTGAAACTGATTCAACCTCCACGGACAGAGCAACTGATTCATCCTCCACGGACAGTGCAACTGATTCATCCTCCTCGGACAGTGTAACTGATTCAACCTCCACGGACACTGCAACTGATTCATCCTCCACAGACAGTGCAACTGATTCAACCTCCACGGACAGTGCAACTGATTCCTCCTCCACAGACAGTGCAACTGATTCAACCTCCACGGACAGTGCAACTGATTCATCCTCCACGGACAGTGGAACTGATTCATCCTCCTCGGACAGTGCAACTGATTCAACCTCCACGGACAGTGCAACTGATTCATCCTCAACGGACAGTGCAACTGATTCATCCTCTGCGGACAGTGCAACTGATTCAACCTCCACTGACAGTGCAACTGATTCATCCTCCACAGACAGTGCAACTGATTCAACCTCCATGGACAGTGCAACTGATTCAACCTCCACGGACACTGCAACTGATTCATCCTCCACGGACAGTGCAACTGATTCATCCTCCACGGACAGTGGAACTGATTCATCATCCACGGACAGTGCAACTGATTCATCCTCCACGGACAGTGCAACTGATTCATCCTCCACAGACAGCACAACTGACACAACCTCCACGGACAGTACAACTGATTCAATCTCCACGGACAGTGGAACTGATTCATCATCCACGGACAGTGCAACTGATTCATCCTCCACGGACAGTGCAACTGATTCATCCTCCTCGGACAGTGTAATTGATTCAACCTCCACGGACAGTGGAACTGATTCATCCTCCACGGACAGTGCAACTGATTCATCCTCCACTGACAGTGCAACTGATTCATCCTCCACAGACAGTGCTACTGATTCATCCTCCACAGACAGTGCGACTGATTCCACCTCCACGGACAGTGCAACTGGTTCATCCTCCACAGACAGTGCAACTGATTCAACCTCCACAGACAGTGCAACTGATTCATCCTCCACAGACAGTGCAACTGATTCAACCTCCACGGACAGTGTAACTGATTCATCTTCCACAGACAGTGCAACTGATTCAACCTCCACGGACACTGCAACTGATTCATCCTCCACGGACAGTGCAACTGATTCATCCTCCTCGGACAGTACAACTGATTCAACCTCCACGGACAGTACAACTGATTCAACATCCACGGACAGTGGAACTGATTCATCCTCCACGGACAGTGCAACTGATTCATCATCCTCGGACAGTGTAACTGATTCAACCTCCACGAACAGTGCAACTGATTCATCCTCCACAGATAGTGCAACTGATTCAACCTCCACGGACAGTGCAACTGATTCATCCTCCACGGACAGTGCAACTAATTCATCCTAAACGGACAGTGCAACTAATTCAACCTCCACGGACAGTGCAACTGATTCATCCTCCACAGACAGTGCAACTGATTCAACCTCCATGGACAGTGCTACTGATTCAACCTCCACGGACAGCGCAACTGATTCATCCTCCACGGACAGTGCAACTGATTCATCCTCCTCGGACAGTGTAACTGATTCAACCTCCACAGACAGTGCAACTGATTCATCCTCTACAGACAGTGCAACTGATTCAACCTCCACGGACAGTGCAACTGATTTAACTTCCACGGACAGTGCAACTGATTCATCCTCCTCGGACAGTGCAACTGATTTAACCTCCACGGACAGTGCAACTGATTTAACCTCCACGGACAGTGCAACTAATTCATCCTCCACAGACAGTGCAACTGATTCAACCTCCTCGGACAGTGCAACTGATTTAACCTCCACAGACAGTGCAACTGATTCAACCTCCACAGACAGTGCAACTAATTCATCCTCCACAGACAGTGCAATTGATTCAACCTCCTCGGACAGTGCAACTGATTCTTCCTCCACAGACAGTGCAACTGATTCAATCTCCACGGACAGTGCAACTGATTCATCCTCCACAGACAGTACGACTGATTTAACCTCCACAGACAGTGCAACTGATTCATCCTCCACAGACAGTGCATCTGATTCATCCTTCATAGACAGTGCAACTGATTCATCCTTCACAGACAGTGCAACTGATTCATGCTCCACAGACAGTGCAACTGATTCATCCTTCACAGACAGTGCAACTGATTCATCCTCCACGGACAGTGCAACTGATTTATCCTCCACAGACAATGCAACTGATTCAACCTCCACAGACAGTGCAACGGATTCAACCTCTACGGACAGTGCAACTGATGAAACCTCCACAGACAGTACAACTGATTCAACCTCCACAGACAGTGCAACTGATTTATCCTCCACACACAATGCAACTGATTCAACCTCCACAGACAGTGCAACTGATTCAACCTCCACGGACAGTGCAACTGATGAAACCTCCACAGACAGTGCAACTGATGAAACCTCCACAGACAGTGCAACTGATTCAACCTCCACAGACAGTACTACTGATTCAACCTCCACGGACAGTACAACTGATTCAACTTTGTAGGACACTGCAACTTTATCAACCTTGTTGGACAGTACAATTGGTTCACCATCACCCTCCTAAGTTAGTTCCACTGAAAATATACGGTACTATAGTAACATGGGGGGTAAGATCAACCACATATAAACAGCCAGCTTATAGGGCTACAAAAGGAAGCATAACACCTTAGAATGTACTAAAGGAATTACAACAAGAGGTACAGCTGGTCGACCAATCTCAAGTGGAGCAACAGGTCAAACATTAACATCGCCTCAACGGTAGTGTAAATAGGTCAAAAGCAACATCTGGTGTTTGAAACACCTTAGGAGACTATAAAACAAGTGCAACTTACTGGAAAAGGAAAAGAAGTAAAAAACTTAGAAGACTTCAAAAGTCAGTACAACAACCTGAGAAACCTGAAAATCCTGTAAAGCGAATAATTACTTTTTAAAGTTGACTCAAAACAATCTCTATAATTTCAGCTCTTATAATAGTTTGTTTcggccatatacattcacacatgATTAAAGAACACATTAACATATGTTATGATACACATTAACATGTTAAACGTTCACATTATCACGTGCGCTAAACGTTCACATTAACACTTGCTAATATAAAAGAAAATTGAACAGATTTATTCTATAATTAACACTTGACTTTGCAAATCTATTACAGATATGTCATGTACCGATAAAATGTCCTCTTTGACTCTCCCGTTCCATCCCCTATCATTATTCTGATTCCTTCCcactgctatatagtcgcaatggcttggtgctttatcCTGGTAATTCCCGTCCCTTTACCCACAATGCAGCCATAAGTAAGTACTTATCAAATGAATTCACTAAGCTAGGAAGACTATGCAGCAAATACAACTTTAAACATTCTCTGTTTAGCTGTGATATAACATGAATGAATAATATGATATTGTTATATTGACATcaagtaataatattattatgtaaATTGTCCATATGTATATGAATTATACACATTTTTCCGGCCTTGTATTGGCATATTGAGTGCTGTACCGAGCATTTACAAAACATTTGGTCTAAGCAAGTAAAATTTAAGGAACGAAATCGATTGTAATTTTCCCAAGTGTGTATGTGCTTCCTTACTTAATACCATTTTTTACCTATTAGCAGTTATGTATAGATGCATCTGAGTCTTGGGACTCGCTTCTTAGCCATCAGCAGCTTTTGCCTCAATTTCTCCCTGCGTCCTATTTCTCTGCTGAACTTATTCTTGAAATTAAGAACATAACATTAAggagactgcagaaggcctattggctaatATGTGGATGCTCGATGTTATTGATACCCATCCAAATtcattcatatatgtatatatatatatatatatatatatatatatatatatatatatatatatatatatgaatgaatttgGATGGGTATCAATAACATCGAGCAGCCacatatgagccaataggccttctgcagtctctctctctctctctctatatatatatatatatatatatatatatatatatatatatatatatatatatatatatatatatatatatatatatatatatatatatatgtatatatatatatatatatatatatgtatatatatatatatatatatatatatgtatatatatatagacatatatgaatgagtttggatgggtataaatgaatatatatatatatatatatatatatatatatatatatatatatatatatatatatatgtgtgtgtgtgtgtgtgtgtgtgtgtgtgtgtgtgtgtgtgtgtgtgtgtgtgtgtgtgtgtgtgtactcacctagttgtgtctgcaggatcgagcattgactcttggatcccgcctttcgagcatcggttgtttacagcaatgactcctgtcccatttccctatcttacctagttttaaaattatgaatagtatttgcttccacaacctgttcctgaagtgcattccattttcccactactctcacgctaaaagaaaacttcctaacatctctgtgactcatctgagtttcaagcttccatccatgtcccctcgttctgttactattccgtgtgaacatttcgtctgtgtccactctatcaatccctctgagtatcttatacgttcctatcatgtcccccctctcccttcttctttctagtgtcgtaaggcacagttccctcaggcgctcctcataccccatccctcgtagctctgggacgagtctcgttgcaaacctctgaaccttttccagtttcattatatgcttcttcagatggggactccatgatgaagcggcatactctaagactggcctcatgtaggcagtgtaaagcgccctaaatgcctccttacttaggtttctgaatgatgttctaacttttgccagtgtcgagtacgctgctgtcgttatcctatttatatgagcctcaggagatagattaggtgttacgtccactcccaggtctctttcacgcatcgtcacaggtaggctgttccccttcattgtgtactgtccctttggtctcctatctcctagtcccatttccataactttacatttgttcgtgttgaattccagtagccatttctctgaccatctctgcaacctgttcaggtcctcttggaggatcttgcaatcctcatctgtcacaactcttctcatcaactttgcgtcatccgcaaacatcgacatgtaggactctacgcctgtaaacatgtcgttaacatatacaagaaatagaattggtcccagcaccgatccttgtgatactccacttgttactgttcgccagtccgacttctcgccccttaccataactctttggctcctttctgttaggtagttccttatccatgctaggacctttccccccacccccgcctgcctctcgagcttgaacagcagtctcatgtgcggtactgtatcaaaggctttttggcagtccagaaatatgcagtctgcccaaccatctctgtcctgtcttatccttgttatttaatcatagaattccagaaggtttgttaggcacgatttccctgcccaaaacccatgttgatgtttgttcacaaacctaatgttctccaggtgtgcaaccagtcgtagcctaattattctttccagtattttacaggggatgcttgtcagtgatacaggtctatagttaagtgcctcctccctatcacctttcttgaagatcggcacgacatttgccttcttccagcaactgggcaattctcctgacataagtgactcattatagatcattgccagaggcacgctgagggcctgtgctgcttcttttagtatccacggcgatactttgtctggtccaactgctttagttgcatctagagttgtcaactgtttcattacctcctctgctgtcacctctatatctgatagtctttcatctagggtaacctcttccaacaatgggagctgctcaggctcggtagtgaacactccatggaaactggcattctgtgcctcgcagatttccttgtcactttcagtatatgccccctctgtcttccttagtcttatcacttggtcgttcaccgacatttttcttcttatatgactgtgtagtaacttaggttgttttttcgctttgattgcaatatcgttctcatagtccctttccgatgttcgtcttatgttaatgtaatcgttcctagctctgttgtatctgatcctgttgtcctctgtcctttgtcttctgtacttcctccactcccgcctgctggccatttttgcttcctgacattgtctattaaaccatgggttattatattccatcttattttttccctttactgttggtataaatctctcttcggcctcctggcatttctgtatgactaggtccatcatatcttggactgtttttcctctaatttcttcctcccactgcacttcacccaataAGTCCTTTATCcttttatagtcccctttcctgtagtcaactctcctttcccagatctcttgtcccatggtcataagtttgaattccatcacgtagtcaaagactaggacacaatggtcactggcccctagaggtatttcatgctctaaattctcgatatcttctacgttctgggtgaaaatcaggtctaataggctcggtgcatctcctcctctttcccttgtgtcttccttcacatgttgtgttaggaaattcctgtctataacatctactaattttgctctccacgtttcgtcccctccatggggattccttgattcccaatttatctctccatgatttaggtcccccatgataagcagcttcgctctcattctgtgggctagtgttgctgccttctgcagttcatctatacatgccttgttgttgtcatcatactcctgcctgggtcttctactgtttgatgggggattgtagattaccaagatcacaatcttcctcccatctactgtcagagttccttgtatgaagcttgtgcactcattggtaactcgatttccaaggtcttcaaacttccatttccgctttattaggagtgctactccccctccctgtctctgtgtcctctcttttcgtatcacctggtacccttcaggaaagattgcatctgagatcatgtcattaattttagtttccacaattgcaactatgtcaggatctgcttcactcactctttcttttatctcttctgctttattagataccccatcaccactggtgtaccaaaccttgagattcttcatggaaactcttgtacctgagttctccctttctctgggggtctggggggatctggggggtgtctggggggcgactgggggcaggggggatctgggggatctgggggatgtctgggggatgactagaggccgggaggatccgggggatgtccggggggatcctgggggggtccggggggtgtatgggggatgaaagaggtcaggaggggtgcttggggggctactgggggctgggcttctaggaaggtaggtaggagggtctggggtagggcctgggtaggtaggtctggagtaagaagggcatactgggtctgaagattagggagggcatagaggggttgggagatagcgtaaggttgagagtcagatagaggtcgagaggttgggagggggaaggatagagggggtggggggaacctcccacccccctcgcaagggtgggggtcacatggaaggagaggggatgaggaggggtgagggctgggtaggttttgggtgttgaggggatgagggctgggtggtttCTTGGGGTTgaagggatgagggctgggtgggttttgggggttgaggggatgagggctggacgggttttgggggttgaggtgatgagggggtccttggaatgtgggatgaatttgactgcagtggggtcagaggggtcaagggaggtgttggggagataagcaggggcggctgatttggggaaggagtgacCTAAGAAGGTgtaagctggttagcatggggtggattagcattggggtgtgtagctacactcaaatgggaagagttgtattgttgtttgcttgctctgtgggccatctgctcctccttcatcatgaatttgtcaatatatacattgtagtaattttcgctacctctgagtaagtgtttgtgatgcagtatgtaatctactgcctcttcgttagtgaactgtaccaggacaggtcgtttcctattacagttgtatggcccaatgcgtcgttggacttgcacctcattccctgccatctgggctctcatgtctctcaagatcccctgtagctccaaatcctcaatctccatcctttcctgcctcgatggtgccctggcttcaagcaatccatggattatgattgtcctcattctcagttcagggtcatgctggtggcccccttccctggctgacccccacccctcccactcccgctactccacctactactactcccccttccctgccaagcttcccttattcctgccaaattcattagtaagcctagatacttctccttg belongs to Procambarus clarkii isolate CNS0578487 chromosome 74, FALCON_Pclarkii_2.0, whole genome shotgun sequence and includes:
- the LOC123767453 gene encoding LOW QUALITY PROTEIN: uncharacterized protein (The sequence of the model RefSeq protein was modified relative to this genomic sequence to represent the inferred CDS: substituted 1 base at 1 genomic stop codon) encodes the protein MTWSGRVSRSNSIMIEKEDRFVEKMIGKFVEKRDVWIDDLIQGIKSEVFNKMQDEVQRLKQEFMDYIQEEIRKSREGDGEPIVLSNKVDKVAVSYKVESVVLSVEVESVVLSVEVESVALSVEVSSVALSVEVSSVALSVEVESVALSVEVESVALCVEDKSVALSVEVESVVLSVEVSSVALSVEVESVALSVEVESVALSVEDKSVALSVEDESVALSVKDESVALSVEHESVALSVKDESVALSMKDESDALSVEDESVALSVEVKSVVLSVEDESVALSVEIESVALSVEEESVALSEEVESIALSVEDELVALSVEVESVALSVEVKSVALSEEVESVALSVEDELVALSVEVKSVALSVEVKSVALSEEDESVALSVEVKSVALSVEVESVALSVEDESVALSVEVESVTLSEEDESVALSVEDESVALSVEVESVALSMEVESVALSVEDESVALSVEVELVALSVXDELVALSVEDESVALSVEVESVALSVESVVLSEEDESVALSVEDESVAVSVEVESVALSVEDESVTLSVEVESVALSVEDESVALSVEVESVALSVEDEPVALSVEVESVALSVEDESVALSVEDESVALSVEDESVALSVEDESVPLSVEVESITLSEEDESVALSVEDESVALSVDDESVPLSVEIESVVLSVEVVSVVLSVEDESVALSVEDESVALSVDDESVPLSVEDESVALSVEDESVAVSVEVESVALSMEVESVALSVEDESVALSVEVESVALSAEDESVALSVEDESVALSVEVESVALSEEDESVPLSVEDESVALSVEVESVALSVEEESVALSVEVESVALSVEDESVAVSVEVESVTLSEEDESVALSVEDESVALSVEVESVSLSVEIESVALSEEDESVALSVEDESIALSVEVESVALSEEDESVALSVEVESVALSVEDESVALSVEVESIALSVEDESVALSVEVESVTLSVEDESVALSVEDESVALPVEVESVALSVEVESVALSEEDESVALCVEDESVALSVKVESVALSVEEESVALPVEVESVALSLEDESVALSVEVESVALFEEDESVALSVEDESVALSVEVESVTLSVEDESVALSVEVESVTLSEEKESVALSVEDESVALSLEVESVSLSVEVESVALSEEDESVALSVEDESIALSVEVESVALSVEDESVALSVEVESIALSVEDESVALSVEVESVTLSVEDESVALSVEDESVALPVEVESVALSVEVESVALSEEGESVALSVEDESVALSVKVESVALSVEEESVALSVEVESVALSVEDESVALSVEVESVALSEEDESVALSVEDESVALSVEVESVTLSEEDESVALSVEDESVALSVEDESVALSVELESVALSVEVESVALSEEDESVALSVEDESVALSVKVESVALSVEEESVALSEEVESVALSVEDESVALSVEVESVALSEEDESVALSVEDESVALSVEDESVALSVEEESVALSVEDESVALSVADESVALSEEVESVALSEEVESVALSEEVESVALSEEVESVALSVKVESVALSEEVE